From the genome of Sphingopyxis sp. DBS4:
CGACCACCTCTTTCAGCAGCGCCGCGAAATCGGCACCGCCCTCGACCAGTTCGGCGGCCGGGAAGCGGTCCTCGAGCGCTTCGCGCCCTTCGTCGAAGCTCAGGCGGCACACGCCCTTCGCGGTCGCCGCGACGAGCATGTCGCCAAGGCTGGTCGGCACCACCGCCCAATGGATCGTCGCGCCCTTGCCGCCGTTCACCCAGGCCGAAGCCGTCATGCCCATGCGTCCCTCCATATGCCCATAAAAACGCGACGGCCCCGAAAAGCCCGCGTCATAGATCGCGTCGGTCACTCTTGTGCCGTCGCTCAGCGCCTGCCGCGCCCGCTCCTCGCGCAGCGCGCGGGCATAGGCGGCGGGCGACAGGCCGGTGTGGCGGGTGAAGACGCGCTGGAAATGCGTCGGCGAATAGCCGGTGCGCGCAGCGAGATCGGCGAGCGCGAGCGGTTCCTCGCTCGCCTTGATCGCCGCGATCGCCGCAAGCACCGCGCCCTCGTCGCGCGCGACATCGTCGGGCAGGCAGCGCTTGCAGGGCCGGAGGCCCGCGTCGCGCGCCGCCGCGCCGTCGGCGAAGAAGCGGACGTTGCCGCGCGCCGGATGGCGCGCCGCGCAGCTCGGCCGGCAATAGATGCCGGTCGTCAGCACCCCGGTCACGAAGCGCCCGTCGAGCGCGCGGTCGCGGCGCAGCACCGCGGCCCAGCGGTCGTCGTCGGTCATGGTTTCCGGGCTCATGGTTTCGGCATTCATGGTCTTTCCTTTCCTAAGGACCTTGCCCTCCCATTGCCATGGCTTCGATGCATGCGCGTCCCGATGCTTGCGCTCAAAGCGGCATCAACCGTGTTACTGTATTATATCATTGACTCACCTGAGGGGATACGCCACTTTCCGGCTCCATAGGGGAGCAGGCCATGGCGACCATCGACGCATCCTTCACGCCCGCGCGCCTGGCGCGCCGGATCGACTGGCTCGGGCGCGCCGCGACTTTCTGTTACCTGTCGGTCGCGGCGGGACAGCTTCTGTTCACCGCCTTCATCCTGCTCTTCTATTATCCCTCGTCGCTCTCGGGCCATTTCGAGCGCTGGAACAGCAAGCCGCTGATCACCGGCTTCGTCGCCGGCGACACGGTGGGCAATCTCTTCTTCGCGGCCCATGTGCTGATGGCGGCGGTGATCAGCTTCGGCGGGCTGGTGCAACTCGTTCCCGCGATCCGCGGCCGCTGGCCCGCAGTCCACCGCTGGAACGGACGGCTCTATCTGGTCTGCGCGCTCGCGCTGTCGCTCGACGGGTTATGGCTCGTCTGGGGGCGCGGATCGTGGATGAACCTGACCGGCGCCTTCGGCATCTCGCTCGATGCGCTGCTGATCCTCGCTTTCGCAGCGCTCGCCTGGCGCAGCGCCCGCGCGCGCCGCTTTGCCGAGCATCGCCGCTGGGCGATCCGGCTGTTCGCGGTCGCGAGCGCGGTCTGGTTCATGCGCGTCGGCTATATGGCGTGGGGCATCGCGACCGGCGGCGCCGGGATCGGCGACGCGATGGACGGCCCTTTCGATCTCTTTCTCGCCTTCGCCAATTCGCTGCTGCCGCTGGGTGTCGCCGAGCTTTACCTCCGCGCCGGCGCGCGCGGAACGCCTACGGCGAAAAAGGGCGTAGCGGCGCTGCTCGCGGTGGGCGGGATCATCATCCTCACCGGCAGCGCGGGGGCGTGGATGATGATGTGGAGCCCGTACCTCTAGCTTGCCTTCCGATCATCAGCGGTTAGGGTCCGCGCCATGACCCGCTTCCTCGCGCTCCTTCTCGCCCTGCTCACCGTCACTCTCGCGCTCCCGGCCCGCGCCGCCGACGACATCAGCGCCGCGTCACGCAGCGTCGTGCGCGTCGTCACCGTCGCGATGGTCGACGGTGAGGTCGTCGGCTTCGGCCACGGCAGCGGCATCGCCATTTCGCCGACGCGCATCGTCACCAACGCGCATGTCGTCGAATCGGCCGCGAAATATCCGAACAATGTCGCGCTCGGCGTCGTCCCGTCGGAAGGACAGAAAAGCTATGCCGGCAAGCTGATCGCGATCGACACCGAACGCGACCTCGCGCTGATCGAGATCAGCGGGACGCGGCTGCCCGCCGCCGCGGTCTATTCGGGGCCGCTCGATTCGGGCGCCGACGTCGTCGCGCTCGGCTATCCGGGCAATGTCGACCTTGCGACCGCGCGCAGCGCCGCCGACTATATCACCCCGCGCACGCCGGTGCGCAGCGAGGGCAATCTGTCGAACACGCAGACTGTCGACGGGGTCGCGATGCTCGTCCACACCGCGAAGATCTCGCGCGGCAATTCGGGCGGCCCGCTCGTCGATCAATGCGGGCGCATCGTCGGCATCAACACCGCGATCACCCGCGCCGACGACGGCGATTCGCCCTTCGCCTTCGCCATCTCGACGCGCGAACTCGCGCGCTTCCTCGGCGACGCCGGGCAGCAATATGGCGCGATCGGTTCGCCCTGCCTGTCAATGGCCGAGGCCGACGCGCGCGACCGCGCCGCGCTCGACGCCGATGCGCGCAAGACCGCCGAGGCGAATGCCGCGAAGGAGGCCGCCGCGGCGCTCGACCGCCAACTCAAGCAGGCACACGCCGAAGAAGCTGCGCTCGACGCGCGCGAGAACCGCATCGCGCTTGCGGGCGTGCTGTTCGTGATCGGCGCGCTGTCGGCGGGCGCGGCGATGCTCTTCTATAGCCAGCAGAAGATGCGCAACGCGAAGATCGCTGGCGGGGCCGGCGCCGCGCTCATCCTCGGCGCCGCGGTGCTGTTCGTCACGCGCCCCGACGCACATGCGGAGGTCAAGGACGAGGCGGCCGCGGCCACAACGCCCGACGCGCCGAAGATCGCCGAGGGCCAGTTCCTCTGCACGATTCGCCCCGACCGCAGTCGCATCACCGTCTCCTCGACCACCGACGTGCCGGTGAAGATCGCGGCGAACGGCTGCGTCAACGACCGCACCCAATATGCGATGGGCGCCGACGGCCATTGGCAACGCATCCTCGTCCCCAATGAGGAAGCGACGGTGACGGTCGCCTCGATCGATCCGACGGGCCAGGAATATCGCGTCGACCGCTATCTGCTCGACGCCGACACGATGGCGAAAGCGCGCGAGATTCGCGCCGGTGTGACGCTGAAAAGCTGCACTGCCGATGCCGATGCACTCGCGGGGCTGGCGACGCAACAGGAAGCGATCCGCGCCGTGCTACCCCCGACGCCCAACGAGCGGCTGGTCTATCAGTGCCAGAAGGCGGCGACGGCGCCTTGACGTGACCCGTTAAAAGCATGAACGCGTCCCCGCGAAGGTGGGGACCCATCTCCCGCCGGTTCAGAACGGCGCCGATCGGAGATGGGCTCCCGCTTTCGCGGGAGCGCACGGTTTTTTCCTTCACTAGCTGATCGCGCTTCAGCTCGCGCACGCCCTGAACCGCGCCATCCAGCGCGCTTCAGGAACGCGCCCACAGCGGGAAGGTCGCGACCAGGAACGCCAGCAGCAGGCCCGCCATGCCGAGGTCGGAGATCATCGCGACATTCTCCGAGAAGCCGCGGTCCTTGCCGGTGACGTGCAGCGCGCCCGCCATCGCATAAAAGAGCATCCCCGCGATCGCCATCGGCGCCACCCATTCGGGGCGCTTGATCGACGCGATCGAGATCAGCCCGATGGTGAGGTTCCAGAAGCCGAGCTCCTGCGCGAGCGGGAAGGCCGCCTTGTCGGTGACGCCGAAAATCCCGGTCGCGGTCAGTTCGGGCTTCACGATCTGCCGCGCGCCCGCGATGAACAGGCGGACGCCGACGCCCCAGAAGACGAACCATTTGCCGATCAGCACCCACAGGCTCGCGCTCCCGCCGCCCGTCCAGCGTTCGATCAGCACCGATGCCGCCGGCAGCACCAGCATGGTCAGCAGAACAACGGTCAGATGCATCGTCCCCTCCCCCCAGTCCTTGTTTATCCCCCGCACGCCTTGAACAGCATCAGCGTCCGCTCGCGCGCCGCTTCGCTGCTCGGTTCGTGATAATCCTTGCGCCGGTCGCTGTTGAAGCCGTGCCCGGCTTCATAGACGAAAATCTGCGCGGTCGGATGCGCTTTCGCGATCAGCGCCTCAACGCCCTCCATCGGAATGCCGCCGTCGAAGCGGCCGAAATGGGCGATCGCCGCGCAGGCGGGCGGCTGATCGGCGAACTGGGTCGGGACGAGGCTGCCGTAATAGGCCGACGCCGCGGCGAGGTCGGGGCTGATCTGCGCCATCCGCCACGCCACCGAGCCGCCATAGCAATAGCCGGTGATGAAGACCGGCCCCTTCCCCTTGAGCGCGTCGATGCAGGTTTGCGCGTCCTTCAGGCTCTGCTCGAACGGGTGGAGCTTTCGCGCCAGCTCCACCGCGCGCTCGAACTGCGGCCCCGAATAGTCGCTCTCGAACCCCGGATGCTCGCGGTCGAACAGCGCGGGCGACAGCACTTCATAACCGTCGACGGCATATTCGTCGCAAAGCTCGCGGATATGGTCGGTGACCCCGAAGATTTCCTGGATCAGCACGAGCCCGCCGCGCCGTTCGCCCGCCGCGTCGGCGTGATAGACCGCGATCTCCGCGCCATCGTCCATCGTCATGCGAATCATTTCGCCCATACACTTCCCTCTCTTCCGTTCGTGCTGAGCTTGTCGGGCCGCCAGGCGACCGCAGGTCAACCACCGTTCTTGCCTACCCGATGTTTGAAGAAAGAACGGCACTTCGACAAGCTCAGTGCGAACGGACGCGGGAGGGTGCTCGATTCCACCCACCCTCGCCTTGCATTGCAGCAAAATCGTTGCTACGCGCGCCGCGACTTTGCAGCGGGGGCATCTTCGGAGGCCGTTAAAAATCCGCGCAGCCATCCCCCTCGGGATCGTAGAGAAGGACTTTCGCGCGTGGAGAATTCCGGCGGCATTCAGGGCAACATCACGGCGGGCCTCGCGGGCCGCTATGCCAGTGCGCTGTTCGATCTGGCCCGCGAATCGAACGCGATCGACGCGGTCGCCAAGAGCCTCGGCACCCTCAGCGCCGGCTTGACCGATTCGGCCGACCTTTCGGCGCTGATCGCGAGCCCCGTCGTCAGCCGCGGCGACGCCGCGAAGGCGATCGAGGCGGTCGCCAAGGCACTGAAGCTCGATTCGCTGACCGCGAAGTTCCTCGGCGTGCTTGCCGAGAATCGCCGCCTCGCCGATCTCCCCGGCATGATCGCCGCCTTCAACGCGATCGTCGCCGATCACCGCGGCGAAGTGACCGCGAAGGTCACCAGCGCGCACCCGCTCACCGCCGAGCAGGTCAAGGCGCTGACCGCCAACCTCAAATCCCGTGTCGGCCGCGACGTCACCGTCGCGACGACCGTCGATCCCGCCATCCTCGGCGGCCTCGTCGTCCAGCTGGGCAGCCAGTTGATCGACGGCAGCATCCGTACCCGTCTCAACAGTTTCGCGCAGGCGATGAAGGGCTAAAAGCCCATACGCTCAAATGCCCCGATGAAAGGCTGAATAATGGAAATCCGCGCCGCTGAAATCAGCAAGGTCATCAAGGACCAGATCGCCAATTTCGGCACCGACGCCACGGTCAGCGAGATCGGCTCGGTGCTGTCGGTCGGTGACGGCATCGCCCGCGTCCACGGCCTCGACAATGTCCAGGCCGGCGAGATGGTCGAATTCGCCAATGGCGTGAAGGGCATGGCGCTCAACCTCGAGGCCGACAATGTCGGCATCGTGATCTTCGGCTCGGACTCGGAGATCAAGGAAGGCGACACCGTCAAGCGCACTGGCACGATCGTCGACGTCCCCGTCGGCAAGGGCCTGCTCGGCCGCGTCGTTGACGGCCTCGGCAATCCGATCGACGGCAAGGGCCCGATCAAGGCCGACAAGCGGATGCGCGTCGAGGTCAAGGCGCCGGGCATCATCCCGCGCACCTCGGTCCACGAACCCGTCCAGACCGGCCTGAAGGCGCTCGACGCGCTCGTTCCCGTCGGCCGCGGCCAGCGCGAGCTGATCATCGGCGACCGTCAGACCGGCAAGACCGCCGTCGCGATCGACACCTTCATCAACCAGAAGGAAGCGAACAAGGGCGACGACGAGTCGAAGAAGCTCTATTGCATCTACGTCGCCGTCGGCCAGAAGCGCTCGACCGTCGCGCAGATCGTCCGCCAGCTCGAAGAAAATGGCGCGATGGAATATTCGATCGTCGTCGCCGCGACCGCGTCGGAACCCGCGCCGCTTCAGTATCTCGCGCCTTACACCGGCGTGACGATGGGCGAGTTCTTTCGCGACAACGGCATGCACGCCGTGATCGTCTATGACGATCTTTCCAAGCAGGCGGTCGCCTATCGCCAGATGTCGCTGCTGCTCCGCCGCCCGCCGGGCCGCGAAGCCTATCCGGGCGACGTCTTCTATCTCCACAGCCGCCTGCTCGAGCGCGCCGCGAAGATGAACAGCGACAATGGCTCGGGCTCGCTCACCGCGCTGCCGATCATCGAAACGCAGGCGGGCGACGTGTCGGCCTATATTCCGACCAACGTGATTTCGATCACCGACGGCCAGATCTTCCTCGAAACCAACCTTTTCAACGCGGGCATCCGCCCGGCGATCAACGTCGGCCTGTCGGTGAGCCGCGTCGGCTCGGCCGCGCAGACCAAGGCGATGAAGAAGGTGTCGGGCTCGATCAAGCTCGAACTCGCGCAGTATCGCGAGATGGAAGCCTTCGCGCAGTTCGGCTCGGACCTCGACGCCTCGACGCAGAAGCTGCTCAATCGCGGCGCGCGCCTGACCCAGCTTCTGAAGCAGCCGCAGTTCCAGCCGATGCCGTTCGAGGAGCAGACCGCGTCGATCTTCGCCGGCACCAACGGCTATCTCGACAATGTCGCCGTGGGCGACGTCTCGCGCTACGAGCAGGCGATGCTCGCCTATCTGCGCAGCGACCATGGTGATGTGCTGAAGACGATCCGCGACACCAAGGACCTGGGCGACGACGCCAAAAAGGGTCTGGTGGCGGCGCTCGACGCCTTCGCAAAGATTTTCGCGTAACTATCCACCTCGTCATCCCGGCGAAGGCCGGGATCTCGACGGTGAGACCCCGGCCTTCGCCGGGGTGACGGAACAAAGGTAAAAGACGGGACTTATGGCCAGTCTGAAGGAACTCAAAGGGCGGATCGTCTCGGTCAAATCGACCCAGAAGATCACCAAGGCCAAGAAGATGGTCGCCGCCGCCAAGCTGCGCAAGGCGCAGGCCGCGGCCGAGGCCGCGCGCCCCTATGCCGAGCGGCTCGAAGGCGTCGTCGCCAGCCTGGCGTCGAAGGTCGGTGCGTCGGATTCGGCGCCGAAGCTGCTCGCGGGCACCGGCAAGAGCGACACCCATCTGCTCGTCGTGCTGAACAGCGACCGCGGTCTTGCGGGCGCGTTCAACTCGAACATCGTCAAGGCGGCGCGCGACAAGGCGCTGGAATTGCAGGGCGAGGGCAAGAAGGTTCTCTTCTATCTCATCGGCCGCAAGGGCCGCCCGGTGATCGCGCGCCTGTTCGCCGGCCAGATCATCGAGCAATATGACACGACCGGCATTCGCGATATCGGCTTCGAACAGGCGCACGACATTTCGGCGAAGGTGATGGAGCTTTACGAAGCCGGCGCCTTCGACGTCGCGCATCTCTTCTATTCGAAGTTCCGCTCGGCGCTGCTTCAGGAAGCGACCGGCCAGCAGTTGATCCCCGTTCCCGCGCCCGCCGACATTCCGGCATCGAGCGGCGCGGCGGTCGAGTATGAGCCCGACGAGGAAGCGATCCTCGCCGACCTGCTGCCGCGCAACATCACGATCCAGATTTTCAAGGGCCTGCTTGAAAACGCCGCGTCCGAACAGGGCGCTTCGATGACCGCGATGGACAATGCGACGCGCAACGCGGGCGAACTGATCAACAAGCTGACCATCATTTACAACCGCACGCGTCAGGCGGCGATCACCACCGAACTTATCGAAATCATCGCTGGCGCCGAAGCGCTCTAAGCTATCCAAGCAAGGAAAGAACCAATGGCAACCGCACCTGCCCCCGAGAAGAAGGCTCCCGCCAAAAAGGCCGCCGCGCCCAAGGCTGCTGCGCCGAAGAAGGCCGCCGCCCCCAAGAAGGCGGCCCCCGCCGGCGCCGCCACGGGCCGCATCGCCCAGGTCATCGGCGCCGTCGTCGACGTCCAGTTCACCGGCGAACTGCCGGCGATTCTGAACGCGCTCGAAACCGACAACAATGGCAACCGCCTCGTCCTCGAAGTCGCGCAGCACCTCGGCGAGAACACGGTTCGCACCATCGCGATGGACGCGACCGACGGCCTGACCCGCGGCCAGCCCGTCACCGACACCGGCGCGCAAATCTCGGTTCCCGTCGGCCCGCAGACGCTCGGCCGCATCCTCAACGTCATCGGCGACCCGATCGACGAGCGCGGCCCGATCAACGCCACCGCGACGGCGCCGATCCACGCCAAGGCCCCCGAATTCGTCGACCAGTCGACCGAAACGAGCATTCTCGTCACCGGCATCAAGGTCATCGACCTGATCGCGCCTTATGCGAAGGGCGGCAAGATCGGCCTGTTCGGCGGCGCGGGCGTCGGCAAGACCGTGCTCATCCAGGAACTGATCAACAACATCGCCAAGGGCCACGGCGGCACCTCGGTGTTCGCGGGCGTCGGTGAACGCACCCGCGAAGGCAACGACCTCTATCACGAATTCCTCGACGCCGGCGTTATCGCCAAGGACAAGGACGGCAACCCGACCCCCGAGGGATCGAAGGTTGCGCTGGTGTTCGGCCAGATGAACGAGCCGCCGGGCGCGCGTGCCCGCGTCGCGCTGTCGGGTCTGACGATCGCCGAATATTTCCGCGATCAGGAGGGCCAGGACGTGCTCTTCTTCGTCGACAACATCTTCCGCTTCACGCAGGCGGGTTCGGAAGTGTCGGCGCTGCTCGGCCGTATTCCGTCGGCCGTGGGCTATCAGCCGACGCTGTCGACCGACATGGGCGCGCTGCAGGAACGCATCACCTCGACCAACAAGGGGTCGATCACCTCGGTGCAGGCCATCTACGTTCCCGCGGATGACTTGACCGACCCTGCTCCCGCAACCTCGTTCGCCCACTTGGACGCAACCACGACGCTGAACCGCGCGATTTCGGAACTCGGCATCTATCCGGCGGTCGATCCGCTCGATTCGACGAGCCGCGTGCTGACCGCCGCCATTGTCGGCCAGGAGCATTATGAGACCGCTCGCCGCGTTCAGGAAACGCTGCAGAAGTACAAGTCGCTTCAGGACATCATCGCCATTCTCGGCATGGACGAGCTCAGCGAAGAAGATAAGCTGGTCGTCGCCCGCGCGCGCAAGATTCAGCGCTTCCTGTCGCAGCCGTTCCACGTCGCCGAAGTCTTCACCAACATCCCCGGCAAGTTCGTGGCGATCGAGGACACGGTGAAGTCGTTCAAGGCGGTGGTCGACGGCGAATATGACCACCTTCCCGAAGCAGCCTTCTACATGGTCGGCGGCATCGAGGAAGCAGTCGCCAAGGCCGCCAAGCTGGCCGCCGACGCGGCGTAAATCGAATTCCCCTCCCGCTTGCGGGAGGGGTTAGGGGAGGGCCTGTCGGGGAACAGGCCTTTCACCGAACCGGAACACACCCTCCCCCGACCCCTCCCGCAAGCGGGAGGGGGGAGATTGAAGAATGGCCCTGAAGTTCGAACTCGTCACCCCCGCCCGCCTCGAGCGGTCGAGCGACGTCTATATGGTCACCGTGCCGGGCAGCGAGGGCGATTTCTCGGTGCTCGAAGGCCACGCGCCCTTCATGGCGACGCTGCGCAACGGCCCGCTGACCATCTATGCCACCAGCGGCGCGGCGCCCGAGACGATCGAGGTCGAAGGCGGCTTTGCCGAAGTGAACGAAGCCGGCCTCACCGTGCTCGCCGAGCATATCGCAGGCTGATCGGGCGGATCGCATCGAATCAAAAAGGGGGCTTCAGCCCCCTTTTTTATACACCGGCGTCAACCGCCCGGCGGACCATAATCCCAATCATGCGCCTTGCTGCCGTCCATCAGCGAAATCCGGGCCTTCAGCCGGTCGCCTTCGCGCCAGTAACGGATGCGCTGCGGATAATCATGCGCCGGGTTCGCAAATTCGATCATCCGGTCCCCCGTCGCAACCATCGGAAATTCGGCTGCGGGGCGCCCGAACGGCTGCGCGAAGAAGGCGAGTGTTCCATCCGCCTTTCGCATGATCCGCGTATGCTCGAAAATGCCAAGGCCTTCGCCCTTTCCGATTCGCGCGGCACCGATCATGATGCCGCCGCGCGGCGGGGTCCAATATTCGTCGGCCCAGCGATTTTCGGATGCCGTCTGCTCCCACGCTCCCGCCATCCAGCCCGGGAGCGGCGCGGGAGCTTCCGACGCCGCGGCGGCGCCCGCCGTAGCCAAGGCTACCAACACCATGATCGCCTGTCGCATCGATACTCTCCTTCGCATTGCGCCGTAAAATATCGCCCCGCGCGAGCGGCAAGGATAGGTTAAAGCTAATTTTACCATATTTCGTCTAGGCCGAATGCTGGCCCATGACCTATTTCGCACAGGATATCGCCGGACTGGCTCTCGGCACGCTCGTTGCGGCGCTGGTCTTCATCCTTCCCGCTTTTTCCGGCGTCCTGCTATTCGAACGCCTGGGCCGCGCGCGCGGCTTTCCGGGGATCGAAGGCGAGTGGCAGCGGGTCGGCTGGACGCTGATCCTTGCACTGGCGATCCTGCCCGCTTGCGATGCACTGTTCATTCGCGCGATCGGCATCGCCGGGACGTTGACCGTGCACGCCGCGCTGGTTCTGGCCGCAGCACCGCTCTATCGACGCCCCGCGCTTCGGATCGGCTGGCCCTTCGCCGCGCTGGCACTACTCTGGTGGCTTCTCCTCGCCGTGGCGGTCGTCGACGTCGATATCGGCGACCGGCTCCATCAGAGCCTCGTGACCTTCGACATGGTCAAACATGCCGCGACGATCGAGAGCATCGCACAATATGGCCTGCCGCTTCATGACCCCTTCTACGCGCGGACCGAACCGGCGGGTTATTATTATTACTATTATATCTGGGGGGCGCTGGTTCGCTGGGTCACGAGCGGGCTGGTCGACGGCCGCATGGCCTTTGCCGCCACCGCCTTCTGGTCGGGCCTGGCCTTCATCGCGCTGTTGTGGCGCGTCGCGAAGGATGCGGACCTGATCCGCATCGGGCGCGATCGCCGCTTCCTGCTGATCGCCGCGCTGCTGTGCTTCGCGACCGGGCTCGATCTGGTGCCGACGCTGGTCGACTATCTCGCGACCGGCGCCGCGGCCCGGCAGGTCGATTATTGGAACGAGGAAATCCGGTTCGCGCTCACGTCGATGATGTGGGTTCCCCATCATCTCGGCGGCTTCATCGCGGCCTGGTGCGGCGTCCTGCTGCTGCACCGCGCCGCAACGCCGCCATCGCCGCGCTTCGTTCTGGCGGGGCTCGCCGGGATCAGCTTTGCAACCGCGTTCGGCATGTCGGCGTGGATCGCGCTCGGCGCGGCCCCCGCGCTTCTGCTCTGGGTGCTTCTCGAAGGACGTCGGGGGCGACCGCAACTGCTGCTGCTCGCGGCCGTCTCGGCCCTCGTCGCGCTGCTCTTTGCCGCACCCCAGTTTATGGACCTGCTGCACGGGCGGGTGAGCGACGGGGTGCCGGTTCAATTGTGGATTCGCCGCGTCAGCGGCTTTCAGTACGACGGCGCCGGCACGCCGCAGGCCCTGCTCGTCCTCGCGCTGCTGCCGATCGGCTATGCCCTCGAGTTCGGCCTGTTCGCGCTGGGCGGCAACCTCTATCTCCGCCTCTACGGCCGATCGAAAATGGCAGGGCCCGCGACGGGGAGGCCGATCCGAAGCTTTCTGCTGATTGGCTTTCTGACCTCGCTGCTGATCGTCAGCTTCGTCCGGTCGAGCATCATCAACAATGATCTCGGCTGGCGCATCATCTGGTTCGCACAGTTCGCCGCGATGATCTGGACCGCGGCGGTGGTCCAGAGCATGGCACCGCAATCGCCTTTCGCACCGGCCGGTCGGGGCATCCTGCGGCCCGGGGCGATAGGGTGGATATTCCTGTTCATCGGGGTCGCGGGCAATGGCTGGGACATGGTCGGCCTGCGCGTGAAGCTCCCCGATCCCGGCGCGACCTTCCCCGGTCCGGTCAACCGGCAGCCGCTGGACGATATGGCGCAGCGCCGGGCCTATGACTGGGCCAACGATCATCTGCCGCACCGGGCGATCCTCCAGCATAATCCGGCGCAGCTTTATCGCATTTTCGATTTCGGCCTCTATGGCCGCAACCGCGTCGCGCTGGCCGATGGCGCAGCGAATTTGTTCGGAGTCAGCGC
Proteins encoded in this window:
- a CDS encoding DUF6265 family protein; protein product: MRQAIMVLVALATAGAAAASEAPAPLPGWMAGAWEQTASENRWADEYWTPPRGGIMIGAARIGKGEGLGIFEHTRIMRKADGTLAFFAQPFGRPAAEFPMVATGDRMIEFANPAHDYPQRIRYWREGDRLKARISLMDGSKAHDWDYGPPGG
- a CDS encoding ATP synthase F1 subunit epsilon, translating into MALKFELVTPARLERSSDVYMVTVPGSEGDFSVLEGHAPFMATLRNGPLTIYATSGAAPETIEVEGGFAEVNEAGLTVLAEHIAG